Proteins co-encoded in one Saprospira grandis genomic window:
- a CDS encoding fatty acid desaturase family protein: protein MPKTIRFSLADQAKFFPTLRKRVNQHFRSQDIDRNADSRMYLKTAVMLGLYFIPFVVILLNVLPLWAVMIAYIVMGIGLVGIGMNIMHDANHGAYSKNPTVNAIFGYTINLVGGNAFTWKVQHNMMHHTYTNIYGFDEDIEDKPFLRLSPNGKLKGYHRFQHLYAPILYGLATVSWILWKDFVALKGYSQDGKTAAMGSTHGKEFWILLSTKIGYWAIFFALPIVLTSYAWGYLLLGFFMMHMTASMIMTLVFQVAHVVELTDHFQPDEQNEVENVWAMHQLATTSNFARQNKALSWFLGGLNFQVEHHLFPNICHVHYPEVAKIVKATAEEFGVPYYEFKTFGGAISSHFKSLKALGNNELQAVELPKNTEAAVIK from the coding sequence ATGCCAAAAACCATTCGTTTTAGCCTAGCTGATCAGGCTAAATTTTTTCCTACCCTACGCAAAAGGGTCAATCAGCACTTTCGTAGCCAAGATATTGACCGTAATGCCGACAGCCGTATGTACCTCAAAACGGCTGTAATGCTAGGGCTCTATTTTATTCCTTTTGTGGTTATTCTGCTCAATGTTTTGCCCCTTTGGGCCGTCATGATCGCCTATATCGTTATGGGTATTGGCCTTGTTGGCATTGGAATGAATATTATGCATGATGCCAATCATGGCGCCTACTCCAAAAACCCTACAGTCAATGCTATTTTTGGCTACACCATCAATTTAGTTGGTGGAAATGCCTTTACCTGGAAGGTGCAGCACAATATGATGCACCACACCTATACCAATATCTACGGCTTCGATGAAGATATTGAAGATAAACCCTTTTTGCGCCTTTCCCCCAATGGAAAGCTCAAGGGCTACCACCGTTTTCAGCACCTTTATGCGCCTATTCTCTATGGTTTAGCTACCGTTTCTTGGATTTTATGGAAGGATTTTGTGGCCCTAAAGGGCTACAGCCAAGATGGAAAAACAGCGGCTATGGGCAGTACGCACGGCAAAGAGTTCTGGATCCTACTCAGCACTAAAATTGGCTATTGGGCCATCTTTTTTGCCCTTCCAATTGTCCTCACTAGCTATGCTTGGGGCTATTTGCTACTCGGCTTTTTCATGATGCACATGACGGCAAGTATGATTATGACTTTGGTCTTTCAAGTAGCTCATGTTGTAGAGCTTACCGACCATTTTCAGCCCGATGAGCAAAATGAGGTAGAAAATGTTTGGGCCATGCACCAGCTGGCGACCACCTCTAATTTTGCCCGCCAAAATAAAGCGCTTTCTTGGTTCTTGGGCGGACTAAATTTCCAGGTAGAACACCACCTTTTTCCCAATATTTGCCATGTGCACTACCCTGAGGTCGCCAAAATTGTCAAGGCAACCGCTGAGGAGTTTGGCGTACCCTATTATGAGTTCAAAACCTTTGGTGGCGCAATCAGCTCTCATTTTAAGAGCCTAAAAGCCTTGGGCAACAATGAGCTACAAGCGGTAGAATTGCCAAAAAACACTGAAGCCGCTGTCATCAAGTAA